Proteins from one Thermosipho japonicus genomic window:
- a CDS encoding S41 family peptidase gives MKKKNFIVITAVIISILVGTIILSGATTDKNFQDNLTPLAETLYYILNYYYEIDKADINKVIDYGIDGLVKGLGDDFSYYYNKDVYEEKEIENKGEYGGLGIEVTYDADSKAIKIISPMYGTPAWRAGLKAGDLIISVDGSSVQEMSYIEAVNRMRGEPGTKVKLTILRGEEVLEFEITREIIKITPVKYGFVETQIGRIGYVRLTQFNQPSSKKLEEALSKIYEKGVVALIFDLRDNPGGYLDSAIDVASMFLDAGKLVVTVEPRVGSIERYVSKGNDFPKVPVAVLVNGGSASASEIVTGALKENNRAVVIGQKTFGKGSVQQGFPLSNGGVLFITIAHYKTPSGNDIHRVGIEPNIYVTQEATDNVAHEEEVVDYTKEITEVNLDDPYIKRAIQYFIEKR, from the coding sequence ATGAAAAAGAAAAATTTTATAGTTATAACTGCTGTTATTATTTCTATTTTGGTTGGTACTATTATTTTATCGGGTGCTACAACGGATAAGAATTTTCAGGATAATCTGACCCCACTTGCAGAAACCCTTTATTATATATTAAATTACTATTATGAAATTGATAAAGCAGATATTAATAAGGTAATTGATTATGGTATAGATGGTCTTGTTAAAGGATTAGGTGATGATTTTAGCTATTATTACAACAAGGATGTATACGAAGAAAAAGAGATTGAAAATAAAGGTGAATATGGTGGACTTGGAATTGAAGTTACATACGATGCAGATAGTAAAGCAATAAAGATAATAAGTCCTATGTATGGTACACCTGCCTGGAGAGCCGGTTTAAAAGCTGGAGATTTAATAATTAGTGTTGATGGAAGTTCAGTTCAAGAAATGAGTTATATTGAAGCTGTTAATAGGATGAGGGGGGAGCCTGGGACAAAGGTTAAGCTCACAATTTTACGAGGAGAAGAAGTTTTAGAATTTGAAATTACAAGAGAAATAATAAAGATTACTCCTGTAAAATATGGTTTTGTGGAAACTCAAATAGGAAGGATAGGTTACGTTAGACTAACACAGTTTAATCAACCATCTTCTAAGAAACTTGAAGAAGCATTGAGCAAAATATATGAAAAAGGTGTTGTTGCATTAATATTTGACTTAAGAGATAATCCTGGAGGTTATTTAGATAGTGCTATTGATGTCGCAAGTATGTTTTTAGATGCTGGAAAATTGGTTGTTACAGTAGAACCCAGAGTTGGAAGTATAGAGCGCTACGTAAGTAAAGGAAATGATTTTCCAAAGGTTCCAGTAGCTGTTCTTGTTAATGGTGGTTCAGCGTCAGCTTCAGAAATAGTTACGGGAGCATTAAAAGAAAATAATAGAGCGGTAGTTATAGGTCAAAAGACGTTTGGAAAAGGTTCAGTTCAACAAGGTTTTCCACTAAGTAATGGTGGAGTATTGTTTATTACAATTGCACATTATAAGACTCCAAGTGGGAATGATATTCACAGAGTTGGTATTGAGCCAAATATTTATGTAACACAAGAAGCAACAGATAATGTTGCCCATGAAGAAGAAGTTGTTGATTATACGAAAGAGATTACTGAGGTAAATTTAGATGATCCTTATATAAAAAGAGCTATTCAGTACTTTATTGAAAAAAGATGA
- a CDS encoding tRNA (adenine-N1)-methyltransferase produces MIKEGDKVLLYGDDGSKIIITVEAGKKKGTHLGHVNMDELIGREYGDTIVFGKNNRVFYILKPTYIDLIFNMKRRTQIIYPKDASYILFKLDIKPGDRVIDTGVGSGAMCGAFARIVGKEGKVYGYERREDFYNLAKKNLEYWGLVDNVELKLRDISGGFDEVNVDALVLDVPDPHNYIEQCWQALKGGGKMGIICPTTNQVQEVLEKLYEYPFIDVEVWENLMRRYKPNPERLRPFDRMVAHTTYLVFATKVLKK; encoded by the coding sequence TTGATTAAAGAAGGAGATAAGGTTTTACTATATGGGGATGATGGAAGTAAGATTATTATCACAGTTGAGGCTGGTAAAAAGAAAGGAACACATCTTGGACATGTTAATATGGATGAGCTTATAGGAAGGGAATATGGAGATACAATTGTCTTTGGGAAAAATAATAGGGTCTTTTATATTTTAAAGCCAACTTATATTGATCTAATTTTCAATATGAAAAGAAGAACTCAAATTATATATCCAAAAGATGCATCATATATTTTATTTAAACTTGATATTAAACCTGGCGATAGAGTTATTGATACCGGTGTTGGTAGTGGGGCAATGTGTGGGGCTTTTGCAAGAATTGTCGGAAAAGAAGGGAAAGTATATGGTTATGAAAGAAGAGAAGATTTTTACAACTTAGCTAAAAAGAATTTAGAATATTGGGGATTAGTTGACAATGTTGAGCTAAAATTAAGGGATATTTCAGGAGGTTTTGATGAAGTAAATGTTGATGCTTTAGTGTTGGATGTTCCTGATCCGCACAATTATATTGAACAATGTTGGCAAGCATTAAAAGGTGGAGGAAAGATGGGAATAATCTGTCCTACTACAAATCAAGTTCAAGAGGTTTTGGAAAAGCTATATGAATATCCTTTTATAGATGTAGAGGTTTGGGAAAATCTTATGAGAAGATATAAGCCAAATCCTGAAAGGTTGAGACCTTTCGATAGAATGGTGGCTCATACAACGTATTTGGTGTTTGCTACCAAGGTTCTTAAAAAGTAG
- the yqeK gene encoding bis(5'-nucleosyl)-tetraphosphatase (symmetrical) YqeK, with translation MIVDIDEIKNVVSLLVSKDRLLHVEGTAKFAKTLARVHGLDGNIAEFIGYAHDIFRDINQEKLLKLARGYNLILTDEEKLHPILLHGKLAAEFLRFRFNVEDEELLDAVRYHTSGYKNFGIYGKLLFLADSLEETRNYPNVNKLREIAFKDIEMGYFEVLRNKLIYAIERNLFILKESIESWNELIRKRKGGSI, from the coding sequence TTGATAGTAGATATAGATGAAATAAAGAATGTAGTAAGTTTGCTTGTTAGCAAAGATAGGCTTTTACATGTTGAAGGAACAGCAAAGTTTGCAAAAACCCTTGCAAGAGTTCATGGGTTAGATGGGAATATTGCAGAATTTATTGGATATGCACATGATATTTTTAGAGATATCAATCAAGAAAAACTTTTAAAACTTGCAAGAGGGTATAATTTGATTTTAACTGATGAAGAAAAATTACATCCAATATTGCTTCATGGAAAACTGGCTGCTGAATTTTTAAGATTTAGATTTAATGTTGAAGATGAAGAACTTTTAGATGCGGTTAGATATCATACATCTGGTTATAAGAATTTTGGAATATATGGAAAACTTTTATTTTTAGCTGATTCATTGGAAGAGACAAGAAACTATCCAAATGTTAATAAATTAAGAGAAATAGCATTTAAGGATATTGAAATGGGGTATTTTGAGGTTCTTAGAAACAAGTTAATTTATGCTATTGAGAGGAATTTATTTATTTTAAAAGAAAGTATAGAATCCTGGAATGAATTGATAAGGAAGAGAAAGGGAGGTTCAATATGA
- a CDS encoding DUF503 domain-containing protein yields the protein MPASYLEITLRIFGIKSLKEKRSIVKRLINDLRSNFNISVVEIADQDSKDFITLGVSLVSINKSQIYKSIESIVEYIERYYTVENVYKEVYD from the coding sequence ATGCCTGCTAGTTATTTGGAGATTACTTTACGAATATTTGGTATTAAATCTTTAAAAGAGAAAAGATCAATTGTTAAAAGACTAATAAATGATTTAAGAAGTAATTTTAATATTTCTGTTGTAGAAATTGCTGACCAGGATTCAAAAGATTTTATTACGTTGGGTGTTTCTTTGGTAAGTATAAATAAATCTCAAATATATAAAAGTATTGAAAGTATTGTTGAGTATATTGAAAGGTATTATACAGTTGAAAATGTCTACAAGGAGGTGTATGATTGA
- the hslV gene encoding ATP-dependent protease subunit HslV: MKWRSTTVVCVRRNDSVVMISDGQVTYGNTILKGNAKKVRKMGDGNVLAGFAGSVADAMALFDRFEAKYREWGGNLLKAAVELAKDWRTDRVLRRLEAMLLVADKKYTFIVSGTGEVIQPEDDIASIGSGSPYAIAAGKALLRHTDLSAKEIALEAIKIASEICIYTNDNFTIEEL; the protein is encoded by the coding sequence GTGAAATGGCGTTCGACTACTGTGGTATGTGTTAGAAGGAATGATTCAGTTGTCATGATTTCTGATGGGCAAGTTACATATGGTAATACTATTTTAAAGGGAAATGCAAAAAAAGTTAGAAAGATGGGGGATGGTAATGTTCTTGCAGGGTTTGCCGGTTCTGTTGCAGATGCAATGGCCCTTTTTGATAGATTTGAGGCAAAATACAGAGAATGGGGAGGAAATTTATTAAAAGCAGCTGTAGAACTTGCAAAAGATTGGAGAACTGATAGAGTCTTAAGAAGATTGGAGGCAATGCTTCTTGTAGCGGATAAAAAATACACTTTTATAGTTTCAGGAACAGGTGAAGTGATTCAGCCAGAAGATGATATTGCTTCAATTGGTTCAGGTTCTCCATATGCTATTGCAGCAGGAAAGGCGCTTTTAAGGCATACAGATTTAAGTGCAAAAGAGATAGCACTTGAAGCAATTAAAATAGCAAGTGAAATATGTATATATACGAATGATAACTTTACAATTGAGGAGTTATAA
- a CDS encoding L-threonylcarbamoyladenylate synthase: MKTKILKIDPLDFNEKDLIEACNVIKSGGLVAFPTETVYGLGASAFKEKAVDNIFKVKGRAKDNPLIVHVDSFEKLLEIAEVDEKYFEAINKLTPGPVTFVLKQKVNLPKNVTAGLKTVGVRIPAHPVARKLCKCAGPIAAPSANLSGKPSPTDSQAVIEDLFGKIDFIIDAGSSEFGLESTIIDLTSEIPIILRPGPITIEQLESIFGKVEIPQFVIDASSVDNPKAPGMKYRHYAPEKPVYRYNKVQREKVIKKAISENGVFICPEEHKKFYPDNRIMILGKLSEPYSIAQNLFKVLREFDRSNFNVAFIETFEEKGILLSVMNRLKKASVEVEL, translated from the coding sequence GTGAAAACAAAGATATTGAAAATTGATCCATTAGATTTTAATGAAAAGGATTTAATAGAAGCATGTAATGTTATAAAAAGTGGCGGACTTGTTGCGTTTCCTACAGAAACTGTTTATGGTCTTGGGGCAAGTGCGTTTAAAGAAAAGGCTGTTGACAACATTTTTAAAGTTAAAGGTAGGGCAAAGGATAATCCATTAATAGTTCATGTAGATAGCTTTGAAAAACTTTTAGAGATTGCAGAGGTAGATGAAAAATATTTTGAAGCGATAAATAAGTTAACTCCAGGGCCTGTTACATTTGTATTGAAACAGAAGGTAAACCTTCCAAAAAATGTTACGGCCGGGCTCAAAACAGTTGGAGTTCGAATTCCTGCACATCCTGTTGCAAGAAAATTATGTAAATGTGCTGGTCCTATAGCTGCTCCGAGTGCAAATTTATCAGGAAAGCCAAGTCCTACGGATTCTCAAGCAGTTATTGAAGATCTTTTCGGGAAAATTGATTTTATTATTGATGCTGGAAGTTCAGAATTCGGACTTGAGTCTACAATTATTGATCTAACATCTGAAATCCCTATTATATTAAGACCTGGACCTATAACAATAGAGCAACTTGAATCGATTTTTGGAAAAGTTGAAATTCCACAGTTTGTAATTGATGCAAGTTCTGTTGATAATCCAAAAGCTCCTGGTATGAAATATAGGCATTATGCACCAGAAAAACCAGTGTATAGGTACAATAAAGTTCAAAGAGAGAAAGTTATAAAGAAAGCAATAAGTGAAAATGGTGTTTTTATATGTCCTGAAGAACATAAAAAATTTTATCCTGATAATCGTATAATGATACTTGGAAAATTATCTGAGCCTTATTCAATTGCTCAAAATTTGTTTAAAGTGTTGAGAGAATTTGATAGGTCTAATTTCAATGTTGCTTTTATAGAGACTTTTGAAGAAAAAGGAATATTATTATCAGTCATGAATAGGTTAAAAAAGGCAAGTGTGGAGGTGGAATTGTGA
- a CDS encoding phospholipase D-like domain-containing protein, which translates to MKISSILIIFLSLVVFSANVYFTEFVDLTDVVVDFINNSNKFLYVSSYSLDNYYVVEAINRLSEKGLDVRVILEVSNKDLKCKVLKDYEKSLHHAKFMVNDNGVIFGSANFTDSGLFEGYNDIVVFEKDKVENFKNLFLNLWNDGRVSGCKNFFVVGYNDVESKLLEFIQSAKKRIYVCVYALTNKKVFALLKYKESRGIEVKIITDKWFDNSILKKYPIRNIVIVRDKMLHHKFVIVDNSVFLGSANITVNGLTKNFEMAYISKQFLSNYLKVFDYLWRRYGENKDIEN; encoded by the coding sequence ATGAAAATAAGTAGCATTTTAATTATTTTCCTTTCTTTAGTAGTATTTTCAGCTAATGTTTATTTCACTGAATTTGTTGATTTGACTGATGTTGTAGTTGATTTTATAAATAATTCTAACAAGTTTCTTTATGTATCTTCGTACAGTTTGGATAATTATTATGTTGTTGAAGCGATAAATAGATTAAGTGAAAAAGGATTGGATGTTAGGGTTATATTAGAGGTTTCAAATAAGGATTTAAAATGTAAAGTTTTAAAAGATTATGAAAAATCTCTTCATCACGCAAAATTCATGGTGAATGACAATGGTGTAATTTTTGGCTCAGCAAATTTTACAGATAGTGGACTTTTTGAAGGCTACAATGATATAGTTGTATTTGAGAAAGATAAGGTAGAAAATTTTAAGAATTTATTTTTAAATTTATGGAATGATGGAAGAGTATCTGGATGTAAAAATTTTTTTGTTGTGGGCTATAATGATGTAGAATCAAAGCTTTTAGAGTTCATTCAAAGTGCTAAGAAAAGAATCTATGTTTGTGTGTACGCGCTTACTAATAAGAAAGTTTTTGCGCTTTTGAAGTATAAAGAATCCCGTGGAATTGAAGTAAAAATAATTACTGATAAATGGTTTGATAACTCAATTTTAAAGAAATATCCTATTAGAAATATTGTTATTGTAAGAGATAAAATGTTGCATCATAAGTTTGTGATAGTGGATAATTCCGTTTTTTTAGGGTCGGCTAATATCACAGTAAATGGTCTGACAAAAAATTTTGAAATGGCATATATTTCAAAACAGTTTTTAAGTAACTATTTGAAGGTTTTTGATTATCTTTGGAGGAGATACGGTGAAAACAAAGATATTGAAAATTGA
- the lepA gene encoding translation elongation factor 4 has protein sequence MRNVRNISIIAHIDHGKTTLTDRILEITGAIEKRKMREQFLDSMDIERERGITIKSHPLRVFYKSKKDGKEYEINIVDTPGHVDFSYEVDRSLAAVEGAILLVDASQGVQAQTVANTYKALEHNLEIIPAINKIDLPNANVAETELEIEDLIGIPSSEILKISAKEGIGVEELLEDIIEKVPAPSGDESGKLKALIFDAKYDKYRGVIVYIRVFDGKVSVGNKIMTFSNGQSYEVIETGVFTPDMTPVDELKAGDIGYIIAGIKEVSLARIGDTITDANDPVEEPLEGYKEVKPMVFAGMFPGVPEYYEELRKALEKLKLNDSALVFYPDHSPALGFGFRCGFLGLLHMDVVKERLEREFEMTVILTAPNVEYKVLLKNGEELIVNDPAKFPDESTIQEVYEPYVKLSIITPPEYLGKLMNLVQNEKRGTMISTENAGFERVVLNFEVPLAEIIFDFFDKMKALSRGYASMDYEFIGYRKSDLVKVSILVNKEPVEALSIIAHKDKAYSMARKLVDKLAELIPQHQFEIPIQAKAGGRIIARSTIKALRKDVLAKCYGGDVTRKMKLLQKQKEGKKKLREIGNVSIPQEAFLALLKVGEDENK, from the coding sequence TTGAGGAATGTAAGAAATATAAGTATTATTGCACATATAGATCATGGAAAAACAACATTGACGGATAGAATTTTAGAAATAACGGGTGCAATTGAGAAGAGAAAAATGAGAGAGCAATTTTTAGATAGTATGGATATTGAAAGAGAAAGGGGAATCACTATAAAGTCTCACCCCTTAAGAGTTTTTTACAAATCCAAGAAAGATGGAAAAGAGTATGAAATAAATATAGTTGATACCCCTGGCCACGTAGATTTTTCGTATGAAGTAGATAGAAGTCTTGCGGCAGTTGAAGGTGCAATACTCCTAGTTGATGCATCCCAAGGCGTTCAAGCCCAAACTGTTGCTAACACCTACAAAGCCTTGGAGCATAACTTGGAGATAATTCCGGCCATTAACAAAATAGATCTTCCAAATGCCAACGTTGCTGAAACAGAACTTGAAATTGAGGATTTAATTGGTATACCAAGCTCTGAGATTTTGAAAATTAGTGCGAAAGAAGGAATAGGTGTTGAAGAGTTACTAGAAGATATTATTGAAAAGGTTCCTGCACCAAGTGGTGATGAGAGCGGAAAATTGAAAGCATTAATATTTGATGCCAAATACGATAAATACAGAGGAGTAATAGTTTATATTAGAGTATTTGATGGTAAAGTTTCAGTTGGAAATAAAATAATGACGTTTTCAAACGGTCAAAGTTATGAAGTTATCGAGACTGGTGTATTTACTCCTGATATGACACCTGTAGATGAACTAAAGGCAGGGGATATAGGGTATATAATTGCAGGTATAAAAGAAGTTTCACTTGCAAGAATTGGTGATACAATTACTGATGCAAACGATCCAGTTGAAGAGCCACTTGAAGGTTATAAAGAGGTTAAACCTATGGTTTTTGCTGGGATGTTTCCTGGAGTTCCAGAATATTACGAAGAACTTAGAAAGGCTCTAGAAAAATTAAAATTGAATGATTCGGCTCTTGTCTTTTACCCTGATCATTCACCAGCACTTGGATTTGGTTTTAGGTGTGGTTTTTTAGGTTTGTTGCATATGGATGTTGTAAAAGAAAGACTTGAGAGAGAATTTGAAATGACCGTAATATTAACGGCTCCAAATGTTGAGTATAAGGTTTTATTGAAGAATGGCGAGGAATTGATAGTAAATGATCCTGCAAAGTTTCCAGATGAATCAACTATACAAGAAGTATATGAGCCATATGTAAAACTTTCGATTATAACACCGCCTGAATATCTTGGAAAATTGATGAATCTTGTTCAAAATGAAAAACGTGGAACAATGATAAGTACTGAAAATGCTGGTTTTGAAAGAGTTGTTTTGAATTTTGAAGTACCTCTTGCTGAAATAATATTTGATTTCTTTGATAAGATGAAAGCGTTGAGTAGAGGATATGCATCTATGGATTATGAGTTTATTGGATATAGAAAAAGTGATCTGGTTAAGGTTAGTATATTGGTAAATAAAGAACCGGTTGAGGCTCTTTCTATAATTGCTCATAAAGATAAAGCGTATTCTATGGCAAGAAAGTTAGTTGATAAATTGGCAGAGCTTATTCCACAGCATCAATTTGAAATTCCAATTCAGGCAAAAGCTGGAGGCAGAATTATAGCACGTTCTACAATTAAAGCTCTTAGGAAGGATGTTCTTGCAAAATGTTATGGTGGAGATGTTACAAGAAAGATGAAACTGCTCCAAAAACAAAAAGAAGGAAAGAAGAAATTGCGTGAGATTGGAAATGTTTCTATACCTCAAGAAGCATTTTTAGCATTATTAAAGGTTGGAGAAGATGAAAATAAGTAG